In the genome of Drosophila subpulchrella strain 33 F10 #4 breed RU33 chromosome 2L, RU_Dsub_v1.1 Primary Assembly, whole genome shotgun sequence, one region contains:
- the LOC119546497 gene encoding membrane-associated progesterone receptor component 1: MNEELGDLGCMVSIALTFCAAALAYLYVYRYQLRTGGRNQLDLAKLCATDLPDLPPIKLTLDQLSGFDGTRSDGRILVALRGKIYDVSSDFPEFGLNGTLSHVAGRDFTYYLETIMDMHNSEINYVDRWEAILETNYSRVGIVIDELGNPLIEKISNVGVKDSKIRNTEIVEQDKAVMVDAEEIGVTVPDTVNSNVKAKKTLNEVLTAETLPSDTIPEKHLEEPNSDLIINAEMSDC; this comes from the coding sequence ATGAATGAGGAGCTAGGTGACTTGGGCTGTATGGTCAGCATTGCGTTGACCTTTTGTGCGGCTGCCTTGGCGTATTTATACGTCTATCGATATCAATTGAGAACCGGCGGACGCAACCAACTGGATTTGGCCAAGTTGTGTGCTACCGATCTGCCCGACTTACCCCCTATCAAATTGACCCTGGATCAGCTGTCGGGTTTCGATGGGACTCGAAGTGATGGGAGAATACTGGTGGCGCTCAGGGGAAAAATATACGACGTGTCCAGTGATTTCCCAGAATTCGGTTTGAATGGCACGCTGTCTCATGTAGCTGGCAGGGACTTCACTTACTATCTCGAGACAATTATGGACATGCATAACTCGGAGATCAACTATGTGGATCGGTGGGAAGCCATTCTGGAGACGAATTATTCACGTGTCGGCATCGTGATCGATGAGCTTGGCAATCCCCTTATAGAAAAGATTAGTAATGTGGGTGTTAAGGACTCAAAGATCCGAAATACTGAAATAGTCGAGCAAGATAAGGCGGTTATGGTGGATGCAGAAGAAATCGGAGTCACTGTTCCGGATACTGTTAACTCAAATGTAAAGGCGAAAAAGACACTAAATGAGGTTCTAACAGCCGAAACTTTGCCATCTGATACAATACCAGAGAAACATTTGGAGGAGCCCAATTCAGATCTCATTATCAACGCGGAGATGTCTGattgttaa